TATCCCTGCGATATTGATTAATGCACCTGGAGCACCAGGAAATGCAGCGACTATATTTGATGGACATCCCATGGCAAAACAAGGTAGGGCTGGAGAAGCTTTAGCCTACTCAATTATATCTTCCTGGGTTGGAGGAACTGTATCAGCGTTTTTATTACTTATATTAGCTCCAATCATAGGAAGTATAGCTTTAATGTTTGCCCCTCCTGAATATTTTGCAGTAGGCCTTTTAGGGATGGCCTGTATTGCTGGTGTTTCCGGCAAAACTTTAACAAAGGGAATCGCAGGTGCTTGTATTGGTATGTTTCTTGGAACAATAGGGCTTGATCCTATAGATGCTATGCCTAGATTTACTTTTGGTTCTGTAGCATTACAAGCTGGAATTGACTTGTTGCCAGCACTTGTGGGGCTTTTTGCTATATCTGAAGTATTTAACCGGATCGAGAGTTTGGACCAAGAAAGAGGTCAAATAGTCGAAGTGGCAAAAACCAAACTTCCAAAAGCAAAGGAATTTTTGAAAGTTAAATTCACAATAATTAAAAGTATTTTTATTGGTACTTTTGTTGGAGCAATTCCTGGTACTGGTCCAACTATTGCATCCTGGATGGGTTATAACGAGGCAAAAAGAAGTTCGAAAGAAGCCGATAAGTTTGGCACAGGCCATCCCGAAGGAGTCATAGCTTCAGAAACGACAAACAACTCTGTAACCGGTGGTGCTTTAATACCTATGTTAACACTAGGAGTTCCAGGAGATACAGTCACTGCTGTATTATTGGGAGCATTATTGATACAAGGATTAAATCCAGGTCCTACTTTGATCGAAGAAAATTATAGCCTAGTTTCTCAACTCCTTTGGATTTTGATAATTGCCAATCTTTTTAT
The Natranaerofaba carboxydovora genome window above contains:
- a CDS encoding tripartite tricarboxylate transporter permease encodes the protein MEALSLSEILSALAAVLNPESIMWIFVGVVLGIIFGAIPGLTATTAVAVFVPITFGMTVENSMSFLMGIYCGGFYAGSIPAILINAPGAPGNAATIFDGHPMAKQGRAGEALAYSIISSWVGGTVSAFLLLILAPIIGSIALMFAPPEYFAVGLLGMACIAGVSGKTLTKGIAGACIGMFLGTIGLDPIDAMPRFTFGSVALQAGIDLLPALVGLFAISEVFNRIESLDQERGQIVEVAKTKLPKAKEFLKVKFTIIKSIFIGTFVGAIPGTGPTIASWMGYNEAKRSSKEADKFGTGHPEGVIASETTNNSVTGGALIPMLTLGVPGDTVTAVLLGALLIQGLNPGPTLIEENYSLVSQLLWILIIANLFMLIVGLIGSRLFPYVLKTPTHILLPIVTVLSVIGSYGVNNSFFDVQMVLVLGLLGFFCLKFEFPIPPIVLGLILGPIIEPNFRRALTMSDMNPMIFFTRPLSLGILILAVLLTYTIYKRFHAAKSEN